Genomic DNA from Parambassis ranga chromosome 5, fParRan2.1, whole genome shotgun sequence:
CCCTCTGTTGGGTCTTCTGGATGGCAGAGATGACTTGGACAAAGAAGATGGGAAACCTGAACCAGAGGCCGTCTACGAGACCAACTGTCACTGGGAGAGCTGTAACAAGGAGTTTGATACACAAGACCAGCTAGTTCATGTAAGCCATATAAactgaagagagagacaaaatgGCACAGACAATGGCTGAATAACATTTCTTTTCACCACATAATGACTCAAAGCATTTGACGAGACCTCTTGTTCATCTATGTTCTGTTCAGCACATCAACAATGAGCACATCCACGGAGAGAAGAAGGAGTTTGTGTGTCACTGGCAGGAGTGCTCTCGAGAACAGAGGCCTTTCAAAGCCCAATACATGCTGGTGGTTCACATGCGCAGGCACACAGGAGAAAAGCCACACAAGTGCACTGTGAGTGAATCTTAAATCTCTGTCTTGTCCCTCTGTTTGTATACAGTGAGTTCCCCTTGCAATAGCCAGAAGCACGATGAAAGGTTTTGTGAGGGCTAGTaagacatttaaattaaaaaagaagcaaataagAGGAGCAAGCAAATATGACCATCCCAGTGGATGTAACAGCTGTTAGCTTCAATACCACATCGACTCTCTGAGGCTACCCTCAGTGCTGCTACCACCATGTCTTGCTCATTTACCGGTTTGTCTTTATACAGTGTTGTGGCACCACTTTTACTTTTAAGAACATAATAAGTTATTTCAGAGTTATTGAAAAAAAGTCTTGCACAAATCTTCCATTCAAACATGAAATAGATAAATCTTTATAAAGTTCTTGTCACAGCACTTCACTGCAAGCCACTGAAGCACAGATATTACTGTTTATGCTGTTCTTATtcttatatgtgtgtttttctctgttttagtTTGAAGGCTGTAATAAGGCCTACTCTCGCCTGGAGAATCTGAAGACCCACTTACGCTCTCACACCGGGGAGAAACCgtatgtgtgtgaacatgaaGGCTGCAACAAAGCCTTCTCCAATGCTTCAGACAGAGCCAAGCATCAAAATCGAACTCATTCCAATGAGGTACAGAGGCATATAAAGTAATGAAGTGATGATGATACACAGCGATGTAGAATGAAATGAGAGCTACTGTACATGCACAAACAAGATATTATGCACTGACAGAAGCTTTGCTCTTTTACAGAAACCTTATGTGTGTAAGATCCCTGGTTGCACTAAGCGTTACACAGATCCAAGCTCTCTGCGTAAACATGTGAAGACGGTACATGGTCCTGAAGCTCACATCACCAAGAAACATCGAGGAGACACAGGCCCACGTCCCCCCGGATCAGCTATGACCCCTGGAGGCTCAAACTCAGAAATGCTGATGGAAAAAGAGGAGACTCGCAGAGAAGACTGCAAACTGTTGGCCCCTGAGACTACTCTGGTGAGTAATAAAGTCTTTTACTCTACTACACTGTCTGAATTAGCACGTAAAAGGTTGTCTAGAGTACACAAAACCcttttccccccttcttccaGAAATCCCAGCCAAGTCCAGGTGGTCAGTCCTCCTGCAGTAGTGAACGTTCTCCACTGGGGAGCGCCAACAACAATGACAGTGGTGTGGAAATGAACCTGAATGCAGCAGGCAGTCTGGAGGATCTCACAGCACTGGAAGACGGAgttgcaggaggaggaggaggaggaggactagGAGGGGAACCAGGAACGATGGGGATGTCAGCACAGGCTCTAAAGAGGCTGGAGAACCTGAAGATTGACAAGCTGAAGCAAATCCGCAGGCCTACCCCTCCTGGCCGCTGTGCCAGCAAcaagcttcctgcacttcccgGTGCGTATGTGCGAGCAGGTGTACTGGACATGACTGTCCTTATAATCAAATTAATTTCAtcatattgatgttttttttctgggtgTCTGTTTTCAGGTTCGGGGGAGAATATGGGAATGTGTGCACCTTCTCCACTTCTCTCAAATCGGCGTGTTATGGAGTTGTCCAACCATGATCTTGGAGGAACTATTGTCGGCTCTACTAACGACAGAAGAGGAAGTGGCACCAGCAGCCTAAGCTCCGCCTATACAGTGAGCCGTCGTTCTTCTATGGTGTCTCCTTATCTGTCCAGTCGACGGTCCAGTGAGGTCTCACAAATAGGAGGGACAGCAGGTGGAGGATGTCATCTCCTTGGCCCAGAACAGGCTGGGGGAGATCCTCTCTCACCAGAGACCAACCGTAGAGGAGCTCCGTGTCCTGGAGGAGGATTGCCAGGTCTTCCCAATTTAACTCCTGCACAGCAGTACAGCCTAAAGGCTAAATATGCTGCAGCCACTGGTGGACCACCACCTACTCCTTTACCTAACATGGAGCAGCCAGGTACTCCAGGTAGGAGAGGAGGTGTTTTGAGCGAGTACCAGGGGcagcctctgcctcctttccttcAGCAAGGTGGTCCTCGTAGGCACAGTGCCAACACGGAGTATGGCACTGGTGTCATCTACCCGCATCAGGCTCCAGGTAACAACACAAGGAGAGCCAGTGATCCGGTTCGATCAGCAGCAGATCCTCAAGCTCTTCCCAAGCGCTTCAACAGCCTTAATAATGTTGCTATGATGGGCCGTAGGAATGCGCTGCAACACCGGGGCTCTGACACCAGTCTTTCCCGGCACATGTACTCGCCTCGGCCACCTAGCATTACAGAGAATGTGATGATGGAGTCTATGGGTATGGAGCCCCATCTAGCACCTGTTGATGCCAGGGATCGTTCCATGATGATGACTCCAGCAGAGAGAAATTTCATGGGATACCACCAACAGAATCAGAACCTCAGTGGAGTCGGAGGTGGAGGCCCTATTTCAAATCAGCTGTCACCAAGTCATGACACTCTGAGTTGCCCAGATCAAGGTTACCACTACCAAGGAGGGGAAGTCACATCCAGGGCGGGTGCAAATCCAATGGGCCAGGGAAGGCCAATGCAGCCAGAGGGCATGTCAAACACACTTCTCCAGCAGGCTGAGTACAGTATGAGCACCTGCCAGCTCAGTCCCTCAGGCCCACATTATCCTGCGTTAGGCCAGGGTGGTAATGCTGGAGGTTCTTGGAATGATACCCACAGCCATCCTCTCCAGAACCAGCGGGCAATGCAGTATTCTGATCCTACCCTGCAGCCTCAACAGGCTCCGGCTCACTTTAACAATCAGACAGGCCTCttcaacagctctgatggaacCCACAAACTCATCATCAAGCCTGAGCAGCAGTTCCACCCTGGGATGGGAGGTGGAGATGCCTGTCAAAATGCTAAGCTCCATCAGCAACGGATGCTAATGCAGCAGACACGGGGTTACCCCCAACAACCAGGCCAGGCAATGATGAGGAACTCTAACAATCCCAGCTGTGACTTTCAAGGGCCAAATCAAAGCTCATTCCCCAGTGGAGGGGGGATGAGTCTAGGGTGCGCTGGTGCTGCGCTGTCTGAGGGGCAGAGATCTGAAACTCCGATGATGCAGGTGAAGGAGATGATGGTGAGGAACTATGTGCAATCCCAGCAAGCCCTCATGTGGGAGCAGCAACAAGAACAGCAGCAAAGTGGAATAaaacctcctcctctttctgacAACATGGATCTGAGTGGCCAAACAGCAATGATGCAGCACAGTCCACAGAACCAAAACCAGAACCTCTACCCTAACCAGACCTATCCTTCCTATCCCAACCAGAACCTTGTAATGAGCCCTCCAGCTCACAGCCGGGGGCCCAGCTCAGTGACACCTAAAGACCAGCAGCTGCCAGGACTCCAAGGTTCATGTTATAACCAGGAGATGGTGGTCCCCAGGCCTCCTCAGGGACGGAAACCTCTTAGCCGCCAGAACAGCCTGTCACAGGTAGGAGGAGGTTACCTTGGCAGCCCACCCCACCTCAGCCCTGTCCACTCCTCTTCTAGTCCTAGACGAGGAGTCCGTCTTCCTCCAGTCCAGCACCCACAAAATGAAATGTTCTCTccctccaacaacaacaataacatgtaCTACTCTGGTCAGATAAATATTGGTCTGGAGAAACAAATGGACCCTCAAAATGGGCCTTGTCTTAACCAGCAGCATAACATGGGCTCCAATCTGGACCCTGCAGGCGGCACAAAGACTGCCCCCATGGCTCCATATCCTGATTCTGGCCCCATTCCCAATGCCTTAGAGAACCTGGATCTGGATAATGCTCGCATAGACTTCACTTCCATCATTGATGATGCTGACTCTTTCAACAATCCTCTACAGGGTCAGCCAGGATCTTCCTCCCAGGCCTCATCCCGCCTCACCACGCCCCAGACTTCTGTCAGCCTGGCAGCAGGCTCTGGCCTGTCCAACATGGCTGTGGGTGACATGACGTCCATGCTTACCTCACTGGCTGGGGAGAATAAATACCTGAACACACTGTCTTAAAAGAAAGACTCCTGGGCAGCTAAGTGTACATTAAGGCTAACAATCAAACAGTCTGGTGGCTAAAAACTCAAACTCAGTCACTGCTAGTGATTTTCCCCTGAGTTAGGCTCAGGTAGATTAAGGCAGACAAACAATTGAGTGGAACATTTTAAGTGATGAATCAATAGTTTGTGCTGTTTTATACATAGACCCGATATGCCTTTATATGTAAACCCATCATTTTGATTGCATGTTGAAACCAGCCTACGTTTATGTGAGctcatgacagaaaaaaaaacatacaaatccCCACTAACAAACCTTAAAACCAAAGGTGCCTGATCAGCCTGCCTTGCTGTATTGTTCCCCTGCTGCCTTGGTATTTTTCTGTGCCTGATATGAAATGATGATGCTAAACAGCATTCCAGTCACATAGAGCTTTGGCAACAGTGGAGCAAAGAAGGATCCATGTAAATAacttttatatacatatatatatatatgaatatacatTATGGTGTGTATATGACATTGGATAATCATCCCCTGGTCTTTTGACGGACTGCCTGCATTCTGAACGCCAACGTTCAGGGGATGAGATGATAGTAAAATGGTTGTTTGAAGAGATGAGAAAGATATTGCTTTTAGTGATTGAGAATTAATTTCTCAGTGCTAATTAATCTGTTTTGCTCGAAATTTCTTCCTTGTCAGGAACAACAACACTCCGCACGCCAGTGACATATCAGTAttcccacacatgcacagatgcattcacacagagcagccCCACACATGTGCCTACATGCAGATGCTCAGGACTTGTTTAAATCTTTGGTATTCAAATTATGTTGGAATTGCCTTTCCAGACAGAATTTGCACTCCACATGTTTACTGTATAAGTGTTCCTAAAGCAGCTGTgtacttatttgtatttctatgGGTACATACAATGAGCTAAGCTCAAATATCATAATGTATCACCAATGCCCTTTACATTGCAAGGTGTCTTATATATTCAAACATAACGCCTGGTTTTTATCAACATTAACCCGAACTTCGACTCATACAAGATCAGCTGGGACTCTTATATGAAGCTCAGCTTGTTTGTATCTGTTAACAGATCTGTAATAGTTGCATATATTTGAGACAATAAGGTACATCTGTAGTACAGTGCTGCTGCACTTTGGCTCTAATCCCAAAGAGGAGTTTTATGGTAAATTCTGCATTACTAATTCATGATGTCAGGAAGTGTGAAATTTATCAATTGCTACCACTGTActaaaaatatgtgtgttttttaaaaggtACACTAAAAGGTATTTTTGTGCAACTGTTGAGCTGTATCGTTGAGCTGCAGCTCTTTGTAGAAGAACTAATTTTATACCGTGGCTTTGCACTGACTACAGCACTGTGTGGAATGGTCTCTGTCTCTCATAAGCATTCACATGAACCTCGGTAAAGAATAatcacagtatttttttctttgaaaaaaaatcactcaagAACAGAACTGAGCACACTCATGCTCAGGAACAAGGCCGCATTTCATTTTTGGCAAAGAGTTTCTTGTGACAATGTTGGAATAAGACGGTTGTGTCACAAGCAAAATGAAtgaacatttattcattttgggAAAAAAATATGTGTACAATTTACCAAAGACACCTAACAGTAAGAAAAAAGATGCACAGATAGTATGTTTTAATACAACACTACTAACACTAGGAATAAGGGCATGAACAATGACTGATAGTGCTGTTCTTTAGAATGtatgacatgtttttgtataaaattatcatttttt
This window encodes:
- the gli1 gene encoding zinc finger protein GLI1 — encoded protein: MPVDMQPHQGLYYYETSPGQPSRGLVPSDQSPYTDVSLLRAPLHEGPPQDCHTMYNPMTSSMTHGSGLGQGIGHCSMDQYMRPPQVPPPHSMMGHRGMPPTEGGNSTPYCTQNNMMSSHHNFCQVQPGSDQIGSGDGSRFSTPRSMLKLSKKRALSISPLSDASVDLQTVIRTSPNSLVAFVNSRCNPNGASSYGHLSVSAMSPSLGYSSNMNCQSRQQNSMYGGGTPMGGHTPGPCQASRLPPHNPRLQAPPKHGHLKTEPGLGGVIDGMNVKSLEERSEGDVASPSSTGTQDPLLGLLDGRDDLDKEDGKPEPEAVYETNCHWESCNKEFDTQDQLVHHINNEHIHGEKKEFVCHWQECSREQRPFKAQYMLVVHMRRHTGEKPHKCTFEGCNKAYSRLENLKTHLRSHTGEKPYVCEHEGCNKAFSNASDRAKHQNRTHSNEKPYVCKIPGCTKRYTDPSSLRKHVKTVHGPEAHITKKHRGDTGPRPPGSAMTPGGSNSEMLMEKEETRREDCKLLAPETTLKSQPSPGGQSSCSSERSPLGSANNNDSGVEMNLNAAGSLEDLTALEDGVAGGGGGGGLGGEPGTMGMSAQALKRLENLKIDKLKQIRRPTPPGRCASNKLPALPGSGENMGMCAPSPLLSNRRVMELSNHDLGGTIVGSTNDRRGSGTSSLSSAYTVSRRSSMVSPYLSSRRSSEVSQIGGTAGGGCHLLGPEQAGGDPLSPETNRRGAPCPGGGLPGLPNLTPAQQYSLKAKYAAATGGPPPTPLPNMEQPGTPGRRGGVLSEYQGQPLPPFLQQGGPRRHSANTEYGTGVIYPHQAPGNNTRRASDPVRSAADPQALPKRFNSLNNVAMMGRRNALQHRGSDTSLSRHMYSPRPPSITENVMMESMGMEPHLAPVDARDRSMMMTPAERNFMGYHQQNQNLSGVGGGGPISNQLSPSHDTLSCPDQGYHYQGGEVTSRAGANPMGQGRPMQPEGMSNTLLQQAEYSMSTCQLSPSGPHYPALGQGGNAGGSWNDTHSHPLQNQRAMQYSDPTLQPQQAPAHFNNQTGLFNSSDGTHKLIIKPEQQFHPGMGGGDACQNAKLHQQRMLMQQTRGYPQQPGQAMMRNSNNPSCDFQGPNQSSFPSGGGMSLGCAGAALSEGQRSETPMMQVKEMMVRNYVQSQQALMWEQQQEQQQSGIKPPPLSDNMDLSGQTAMMQHSPQNQNQNLYPNQTYPSYPNQNLVMSPPAHSRGPSSVTPKDQQLPGLQGSCYNQEMVVPRPPQGRKPLSRQNSLSQVGGGYLGSPPHLSPVHSSSSPRRGVRLPPVQHPQNEMFSPSNNNNNMYYSGQINIGLEKQMDPQNGPCLNQQHNMGSNLDPAGGTKTAPMAPYPDSGPIPNALENLDLDNARIDFTSIIDDADSFNNPLQGQPGSSSQASSRLTTPQTSVSLAAGSGLSNMAVGDMTSMLTSLAGENKYLNTLS